Genomic DNA from Lepeophtheirus salmonis chromosome 9, UVic_Lsal_1.4, whole genome shotgun sequence:
gtaatttttttattaaataatcatagtTTGAGTCAGCACAAACTAATTTCATGAGTCTTGGAGCCGGTTCGTACGTCCACCGCCTTCTGAGAGACCAAAAACTGACTTTGAAACGACAAAAGAAGGCTAGCATAGTATCCGGCTAGTTGGGAATGGTTTACGAGAATTACGAAATTTGAAAGTGGAGAAAGAGTAGACTAAGTGTTTCAATGCTGTGAGGTTGCACTGAGAAAGGATATCCTAAAACTAGTCCAAAAATTCtggaagaagataaaaatattattctgtcAGCAATTCAATCTCTGGCTGTCATACTAGAAATTCGCTGTGTAAAACAGACAGATTTATTTTCCATGtcattgatgaatattttaatacagctcactaaaatataaatattgtggggcacattataaagttcaaaccCCCTTAGTTCTAATTACTAAATattcaagtaattttaatacatcagAATTACATGATAGTGCAATGAATACTTAAACTCTTGCTGGGATTTTATTGGATTGTAGCAATTAATTCTTGGTAATTTGAATGATCAatgttgttattaaattatgcaTGTTAATATGAGacattgtaacttgtacagtttgcttatataagttgcaatttgtacaaacaTTTCCCAACTTGGACACAACACacacattgtaaaaaaataattaattgtcatTACAGGGTTGATCTGATTTAGCGGTgcacattttactttttttcaatttttcgagAGTAAAATTTAAGCGAGAGGTTTTGTTTGAacgtttatttaacaaaatcatctgaaaaatagtgctcggcacaacttttattcattatgtaagccctcagctctaatgattgcctcaatacgaggcctaaatcccttacAGACCTTGACTATGCAGACAGActtgagcttggtccactccttttTTATAGAAGCCTCTAGAGGAGTAGTACACatcctctcctccagacgcgcctagatagagtagtccaatggctttgcgtctggagaggagggcagcCACATGTTGAAGTCCGGAAAGTTGTTTTTCTTAGGAAAGCCTGGCTCTTAGCGGAgcgatgacacggagctcctTTTTGAGTTGATACAAAGTTGTTCCAAACTTTTATATGGGCCAAGGTAACACTTTCTTATACATAAGTTCGATATTAGCATCTGCAATGAGCCGCTCCttcttctccacaaaaatggaagAGCAGACTTCGCCTGTCCTgccaaaggattttttgttctgacaACATATCTCACCGAAcctgagacattgtctggatgttcggtTATGATGTAGCTGCTATTCTGtctattcacagtggcatcaactgtgaaattttttgttggCCTATTGAAAATTtcgaatcttctttgctctttcgaCCCCTCTAAGCTTGCTTTGTTAGAGATACGACgtcttgttgtcctcctccgtgattttgcatcaatgtcattccagattgaaaataattaattgtgtaCCTCTATATATGATCAACCCTGTATgtaaatgatatacatataccaatattatttttcaagataagacttggaaatttttttcaagatattaaatTCCTTACATTTTCAACATTCcagcatttatttttcttcatactcaattataattaatttcaaattactaGTCAACATAAAAGAcagctataattatttttctcaaaattgtgcattgataaaatttatattatttgtcgaattatcatcaattttatttccaaattcgTCTTATCTTGCATTCAAAGGGTTGATAAGTTCCAAATTGCACttcaagtagccaaaattgatagtCACGATAAAATTATGAGAAATTGAAATGCTTATTTCAATGGCTCATATCGGAGActatataagtctcttaaatcagaTAAAAGTACTAAACTATGTCTGAAACTCTTGGACATCATAACTAGTGCTTTGTTAGTCCAATTAGTTCTAATACAATCgtgaggagcacaagctccaatcagcCAACCTGTTGTGGTAAAAAACattgagcaaaaaaatgatgacttgACTGAATGTATTCAATTCAAAAACAAAGTAGATTTATGTTAAAAGGTTTTCTAACTTAAAtgtgcaaaaaattatttaatttattatttggacTGATGAGTTTGTCCTTAAAAAGTAAGTTAATTACTTCAGTTTGTGTTTGTACaagatgattatattttaagtttcattcaaataattaattaatatgaaatattatatcttaCATTGATCTTAATATTATAAGTCATtggtcagtctttatttattcggcccAGTCCAGTATCACGAACAGTCTTTAcgactgaactggacggaacTCCAGTCCTCAGTCTTAAGTAAGAACTAGCACAAGACAAATCTTAACTtgtcctacaaatttgaataaaaagcgtataattaataagaacgtccgcagggggtgggctggagaggctgtagagcccaattatggaatttttgcttttgactaacaaaatttaatatttgaaatttcgtcttcaaaaaattgtgaccaaattaaattaaaacaaatcttTTCCATAAATTTGACTACAATGTTTTACTTAGGAGTATGTAAAAAGAGTCATTACACTTGATGTTATTATTGTGGCTTTTATCAATGTAATAATGTTCTATCTGGcaaatcttttatttactagatatataaacaattctaaagagtaaactttttatttggcCTCTCCGGAAcaatttttctagaaattacatattttttttaggcaATGATATTGGAAAACCTGTATTAATGTTGAATACTGCACTTGActacattcatatttaatcGAATTTCATCtcagaatattatattaaacatgaAACCTagaacttaataaaaaatatttcttcaataaaaatggCAATCTCAATaagtatgtttatttatttttttgagctataaataatttattcacatttttttatataaatagtgatGGATTCGAGTAATAACTAGTGGCGTCGTTAGTCtccttttttaatgatttaatttaaagtttgttGCAAAACTCTTATGCCAATACAGAGTTAGGTATTAATTACCaatcaataaagaaaaagtgtgtaaaaaaaactaaattgaatgattagaaatggaaaaaaatggttgatgtatttttgttcattatttaataagccGTGTTGGTGTCAACCATAGAGAAAGAAGTTCATAGAGGCAACTAAAGGAatctaggcaaagagtggactcTCAAGGCAgggaaggtaggatttagtagttatCAATTCTCAAGCTTCTACATGTTCCTCAAGGCACCcagccagtttgaacaggcCGTCTCCACCcgagtgaaaagagaagaataagggcgactacgtcacaacaataacacgatattataggtcggtgttaggaacatagttttccttgtttttagattgtTTAACTTTTCCCTTAaccgctctttccctagagGTCCTTAGAGATGACAAGGTGCACAAAAGTTTGAGTAATGTCTCCAGCTTACAGTGAGGGTAAGTTCAAAGAATTGACGTCACATatgatttttaatcaaggttatacctaagggtgataattttggtaagaatggaaaagcgtgcgaggagaaaagaagaattacttatggcatcattgattaaataatatacatcttcttctatcaatcatgaatgttatcattcccgcctttattattcaatattaatataatataagatggtgatagtcgatagagaactgaataaaatccccaaaatgacgtcgccttctgtctggatttatgaaaatggaggcccaggaatttggaaaatacttacaggatgagaaacagatggtttgtcggatttgtcgatataaatatgcctttagtcccctgtctagaattacacgccactcattatcctcatctcataacaagagtatggatattcatctataaaatcaatttgacgatgaatacatcaagtcagactttaactttgatctcacaacgatgcttattgcatgtaatataaccttatccattgctaatcatctacgttcaaaaaatttatggagaaatacaagggtaaacctatcccttcctgaggaaccatcattaaattaatggaggatggtggtactgatgtcatatatagaaatacatataaaaatgttttgagtcatccacaccaaatgacgatcaagttatcagtaaaaagtatttacgaatatcgaaatggaactctgaattttgtactatctcacagtaagtattcaatttttttaaatctaaccataaaatatgattctattttagctaaacatatcaagaattatgatacacaactcagtaaagggcaaaaacaactgcttaaatggtcacaacaacgggggtagtagctttggatggtttgcaactagtttgtctgagactacttacttcgctttaagacttgggtatgataattaggttttccaatattacatagtcaataaatattacttttttatcactaaaggcttagctatggttgatgggctccaagaagtggtgttcagaaaactcataaaaggcaaaaacaactgtttaaatggtcacaacaacgagggtagttacattgggtgttgcattataattaacaattgtgtatatccttcatgataacagtatgttgttatataaccATActtaaataacggggaaaatctttttgatgctcttaatagggagtaatatcgccggacattactacataattagcttttgctctaaatctttacgattaatttatttctgacatttttttattaatatatttattgtctaattttatgattttgacatttactttattattaataattagttagatctcatcggtagagatatatctatcctgtgcacaattgtatatagcaacttccacatgaagaagaagggtgattatcttttgattaaactccacgtctcgcttgtgtattgcaacctaaagttatgacatatttaactgaattccgatgttaaaacaagaaaaacatttctggatcaatctattatttcaatattctgtatttataattttttattattaatagttatatgattttaattgtttaattttgtatatttaacttaaatgtttaatggtttattttttagtatgtagattatatttaattaaagccttcttttttaaactttgagcttcaaatatatttcaaatactctactttgtcgtttcattagctattattctgagaataaggttcataatgaattacaatttcatggagtgtgacgtttccaaatctactgtaacggataaaaaacgtcgaagtcaattatacgtagtatatcttcattaaacattttgctaataaatacattcgtttattagcaaaatgtttaatgaagatatactactatgatttttgagggtaaaaatcataataaagcaggcagatgataatcacatcagtattttaaacaatgataccatatgtatttttttccccctcctcctcgcacgcgtttttctctacaatattatcaactatagttataCCTAAGGTTAATAATTTTGGTatgaatacaaaagcgtgcgaagagaagggaagaaaaacttatggcatcattgattaaattatataataattaatgatatacatCTTATTCAATGGAGAActttatcattcccgcctttattattcaatattaatataatattagatgctgatagtagatggagaactgaataaaatgcctaaaataacataaacttctgtctggatttctgaaaatggaggcccaggaatttggaaaatacttaccgtatgagaaacagatggcttgtgggatttatcgatataaatgtacctttagtcccctgtctacaGTTACACGCtactcattattctcatctcatatcaagagcatggatattcatctaaaaatcaagttaattatgaatacatcaaatcagactttaactctgatctcataAAGATgcttattatatgtaatatacccttatccattgctaatcatcctacgttcaaaaaatcaCGGGTAAACCCATCCCttccattaaattaatggaggatgttggtaatgatgttatttatagaaatacccccattgtacattgtgaagttaagatatagagtcatccacaccaaattacgatatGGAACTCtcaattttgtaccatctaacagtaagtattcatttttttaaatctaatcataaaatgtgATTCTATTTTAcctaaaattaagaattatgatacacaactcattaaatggcaaaaacaaacccataaatggtcacaacaacggaagtagtagctttggatgttttgcaactagtttgtctgacattattttcttcacttaaagacttgggtatgatcattaggtttccaatattacatagtcaataaatattacttttttatcacttaaggattagctatggttcataagctccaagaaatagtttttagaaaactcataaaaggcaaaaacaactgcttaaatggttacaacaacgggggtagttacattgggtgtagcattataattagaaattttgcgtatccttcataataatagtatgttgttatacaagcataaataacgggtagaaatcttttttgatgcctttaataaggagtaatatcgccggacattacgacaaaattagcttttgcactaaatctttagaatggatttaattctaacattttttaaaagtatatttatggtctaattttattattttgacatttactttattattaataattatttagatctcatcgatatctatcctgtgcacaattgtatgtagcaacttccacattagggaaaaagggtgatgatttttttcattaaagccacgtctggcttgtatttAGCAACCTAAAGTATatcatatttaactgaattcttgtgagaacaagaaaatattatttggatcaatttattatttcaatattctgtatttataatttattgctattattagttatatgatcacaattgttaaattttgtatatttaacataaatgtatgatggtttattttttagtatgtagattatatttattttaagccttctttttaaacttggaactacaaatatatttcgaaatactctactttgtcgtttcattagttattattctgagaatatggttcatagtgaattacaatttcatggagtgtgacgttttcaaatgtactgtaacggataaaaaacgtgtaagtcaattatacgtagtatatcttcattaaacatttttctaataaatactttcgttataccctcaaaaatcataataaagtaggcatctgataatcacatcagtattttatacaatgttaccataagtctttctcccccctctccttgcacgcgtttttctctacagaagtATCAACTTTAGTTATACCAAACGGGTGTacgacttatgtttgacttccatcatgctttttaatattgacgtcatagggtatgagtggttacgtgttttgtcacatcttgcccagcagtcggacgattcatcaaattgaaaattgtagcaAGCCCGATAACATGACGGGccaaccttttatttttattaaccttgatttttattaatatacatacatttattttaatggacTTATATCGGATATGGTGAGGTCTTTGGTTAGAGTCAACATGACTTGGACTCATCTTGGAGCACGAGGAATTGGACTCAGAAGCATGATAACTTcgatttggaaaaaatatttgttatgcCCATCTAAGAATCTCTATGCAACTGGGATGACAAGAATGATGTATTGCATGCATTGGAAGAGGTCAATTCGtatatgtgaatatatatttcatatttgtatgtatattaagtaaatCAGGAGATAATTATGGCCTCAGAGCAATTTTGAGAGTAATTGATGATATGACTATATGGTTAAGTGAAATGTGTTTCATTTAGTCTGTAAATGTATTGTTATAATCTTGGAATGaccttttttacaattttttttaaatatttttaaaaaatcaagagcGAAGCCTTTGGAGGTTCGGGATGGTTTCAGTAGCCTAAGGTTGTCATTCCAGAGCCCGAGTTATAGTTGAATTTCTGAAACCCTCACTCCCTTATTGTATTGCCTATCATATTGATTCTGCCACATTTGTATCCAGACATATGTATCCGCGACATTTGTACCCACAGTAAATAAGTGCGACTTTTATATCcacgtttttttataatttttcgtaATATCATAAGGAGTATGTTGAGCATGGGCCACCAGAGATGAGGCTGGATATGGAGATTACTGCCATTAAGTCTGTGCAGCAAGTATTACCATATACTGACGTATAAACCTGCTTCTTTCACTTCAAGAAAACAGTGACGGATCAGATAGCCAAGAAGGGGCAAAAACGCTTACGAATCAAGATTTCGAATTGGGCAGGCTGGTTAAAGTTATGATGGGCATGGCCTTAGTGTCTCTTCAAGAAATTGTTCAAGTATGGGAAGAAAAAACTAACATTAAGTATTCAAGGAATCTTGATGTGGAGGAAGAGTTCGACAATTTCTATGACCACTTCGAGGCTTTGTACATTGGTAAAACCAATTGTCATGGTAGGAGGCCAAGGCCTTGAATAGAAAATGGTCTTTGGAACCACTTTGGGAGGAttcaagaggggaaaaaataacaaaacaatacAATGGAAGGATTTAATAGTGCATGGAATGTTACTTCGTGCAGGAATGAGTCATTGTGGTCTGTAATAACCAACATAAGGGATGAAGATGGGCTGGCACGACAAAAGTGGAGAGATGAAATATCTAACGATGGGACTTGGTACAAATGTGTCATACTGATACTTCTACTTGAGGGTTTGGTATCTCAACAATAAAACAACCTTGTTTATCTTTCTGAAAAAGAGAGTGGGAACTCAATCGAATGAATAACCGTTATGATCTGAAATGGAGATGTATTTGAGCCAACTTCACATGGATTACAGTATCCAAGAATATCAACACAGAATTCAATTCAAAAAGAACTATACATGGGATTTCGGGCTCTTGTAGCTGattttgatctttaaaaaaaagttagttcaACCCGAAGATAGATTATTCACCTTTCGGTAGGTTCAAGTCTACAAGGATCCGATTGCATATATTTGTTCTTGGCCAAACAACGATATTCAAATTTTAGACAATGTTCCTAGGAGTAGTCGACTCCTAATTGGACGTTCGCCCAATTGTATCATCCCTTAGCCAAGGACAATGCTTAGTTGGGGCTAGCGAATAAAGTAACATGGTCTCAAGAGGAGAACATTAATTAGTTTCTAAATATCAAGCATGGACtagtttttcatttatgtacttcaaatacataaaagtaGATTTCTATATCCGTACTTCAATATGGAATATCATTACGTTATTAAATGGAAACGAGGCaatatgattgaaaatatacaaatactagTAATGGGTAGAATTAATAAATCACACATATACAGCctactttaaaaacatttctatgtatttttatcaatagaaTAATCGCATAACATAATTAAACTCCAGAAATAGTGAAACGTCAGTAACGTTACTATATTATTTGACACGATTGACCAATTGTGAAATGTCCGGAGTATTATCATTGTTGATTTCAACATCTACTCCATCAAAATCATCAAGTCCACATTCACTTTCAGCATCATCAATtcctttttggaaaacaaaaccTCTACTTTGACGAGTTTTCTCACTCGCTTTTATCCTCACTCGAACAATATCAGGgaagttatattcaaaaaagtcaATATCCGTCTGCCGACGGCAATCAGAGACAATCCATATGAGTTTATCGTTATCCTCTTCCTCATTTGGAATAGCGTGCCGGCAAAAAAACCCATAGTCTAAATTACGAAGCTCTTCCGACCATTCTATCATATCAGCTCTATATTTCTCCTTATAGTCTGAAGCGGATAGAAGCTTCTCATagtctataaattaaattaaaagttatgcatttatttaataaatataaaataatatgtggtaaaatttgtcaaagattatgaataaaatcatttaatttataatataacaacGAATTATCCATATATAATTACCCAAATCATGCCTTTCAGCgtagattttttttgataggACTACTTAATCGGACTACACGGACATTTTCTCCTTTCTCCTTTAATGCTGACTCCAATAGATCCGCTATATAATCTTTGCCAGATTTCCGCTTCCccatgaacaaataaataatcttcGGCATTTTGAGTAAATTAGTGATAAATTATGTAGTAATTTTGGGAAAGTAGATACAGGTAGAAATTGAAATGTTCCCGTTactagttattataatttaataaataataatgttttatttgttggaTTTGTATCTATTACAAAATTAGAGATGAAAAAAGTCTCTTCTTTATTAGAGGAAGGTAATCttccagaaaaaacaaaataaaacctcTCATAATAATCAAACATGACGTCATATTTCAAAGTGACGTCAATACTGAAAatggtaaatattaaaataatttcataaaatatatattaatatgatatatatatatacctaattattattaaatatgtagcttcaatactaaatattattaataatatatatatatatatatattaatattagtatataaCCTAGGCTTGTAGATTTTTGGGCCAAATATTCTGGACGAATcctataatgaattaataaatttactataCCTTTCATTGATTGATAAGATAACTACAAAGTTtgattaataatgtatttacttGAATTCAAGCTGGTTTGGAATAATTTaaggaaatacataaatttttaaatgtaatttgttcTATGTCAATGGTctgatttttgttttacttttagcATTCcggatgaaaaaatgattttttcaatcttttgtgTCCAAAAATGTATCCATATTACATACTTAGACAAAAAACTATCCAcaggattaataaaacaaagatacaTTCCACATTCAGTCGTATGGAGCTCATCAATTGCGATTTTATAATGGTCATAAAATACGATTATTGGGTTCAAAGGAGGTTTTCGCATACATTTACCGTTCCAACGCAACCAATAAGGATATTACTTATCAGGggattacataataaatatcagAAAAAGTCTGTTTTTCGAATTTGCAAGTGTAATTCTTTTGTACTATTTGTATACAACTTGATTTCGTGACAGATTTTAGCCAAATCTAGGTCAATTTGTTATTAGTTTAATGTAAATAGTGTTGAATATTTAACTTGTTAATTTTACGTCTTACTTTTTgccattttatttatagaattgtaTGTTTATCGTGGCTTTGGATATTTGTTTCAACGTTTTTCatagaatatatgtattaattctTACTTCATGAAGTGATATGATACTCTATATTTGGTCTGCTGAAATGAAAATGTGACATGGAGTTCTATAAGGACACGTAGTTGGAGTAATTGATGATAGTACAAATTCATTTCATATGATTTtgactgtttttgtttttttctttagggagattaaatgaagtttaagatagataaaaaaacttatgtcTATGTCAAACCAGgactttataatataataattagcgttaatttatctttataaaagaGTTCAATTATTCTACTGTGGAATTGGTTCATGCTTGGATGTTTCCTCAAAATTGAGGATGTTCCAATTCACTGTAAAACTAATAACTACATCTTCATTGATAATAGAcattactcaaaaatt
This window encodes:
- the Pmvk gene encoding LOW QUALITY PROTEIN: phosphomevalonate kinase (The sequence of the model RefSeq protein was modified relative to this genomic sequence to represent the inferred CDS: deleted 1 base in 1 codon); amino-acid sequence: MPKIIYLFMGKRKSGKDYIADLLESALKEKGENVRVVRLSSPIKKIYAERHDLDYEKLLSASDYKEKYRADMIEWSEELRNLDYGFFCRHAIPNEEEDNDKLIWIVSDCRRQTDIDFFEYNFPDIVRVRIKASEKTRQSRGFVFQKGIDDAESECGLDDFDGVDVEINNDNTPDISQLVNRVK